One segment of Desulfurellaceae bacterium DNA contains the following:
- the coxB gene encoding cytochrome c oxidase subunit II has translation MLEWLPEDVSPYGAEIDSLFYFIYYLTAAAFIVVTALMLIFLFVYRDRGDRRAAYTHGNTPLEIIWTIIPAMVFIGLGLASTSLWEDIKLVPPDTDTVVKVTGKQFNWEILYPGPDGEFDTADDKQVDNDIRVPAGEPIRVILASRDVIHSFFLPNLRFKQDTVPGREIIGWFQANKPGRYEIPCAELCGFGHSGMKGWLYALAPDEYQAWVDEQWPPPPPAAAAPEATAAATDVPDAPEAAAAETAPDMPEAAQTTAE, from the coding sequence ATGTTAGAGTGGCTGCCTGAAGACGTCTCGCCGTACGGAGCGGAGATCGATTCGCTCTTCTATTTCATCTATTACCTGACCGCTGCGGCTTTCATTGTCGTCACCGCCCTGATGCTCATCTTTCTGTTTGTGTACCGAGACCGGGGCGACCGGCGGGCGGCCTACACCCACGGCAACACCCCGCTGGAAATCATCTGGACGATCATTCCGGCCATGGTCTTCATCGGTCTGGGGTTGGCCAGCACCTCGCTGTGGGAGGATATCAAGCTCGTGCCGCCCGACACCGATACCGTGGTCAAGGTGACCGGCAAGCAGTTCAACTGGGAAATCCTGTATCCCGGTCCGGACGGCGAGTTCGACACCGCCGACGACAAGCAGGTTGACAACGATATCCGGGTTCCGGCCGGCGAGCCCATCCGGGTCATCCTGGCCTCCAGAGACGTGATTCACAGCTTCTTTCTGCCCAACCTGCGCTTTAAGCAGGATACCGTTCCAGGTCGAGAGATCATCGGCTGGTTTCAGGCCAACAAGCCGGGCCGGTATGAGATCCCGTGCGCCGAGCTGTGCGGCTTCGGCCACTCGGGCATGAAGGGCTGGCTGTACGCCCTGGCCCCGGACGAGTATCAGGCCTGGGTAGACGAGCAGTGGCCGCCGCCGCCACCGGCAGCAGCAGCGCCGGAAGCGACCGCCGCAGCCACGGACGTGCCCGACGCGCCGGAAGCGGCGGCTGCGGAGACCGCCCCCGACATGCCCGAGGCAGCCCAGACTACCGCTGAATAA
- the rpmF gene encoding 50S ribosomal protein L32: MAVPKRRTSRTKRNKRRAHHALSAPALRTDTQTGETHLSHRAHIGTDGAYYYRGRRLTEPIEEEEE; encoded by the coding sequence GTGGCGGTCCCCAAACGACGAACCTCGCGCACCAAACGCAACAAGCGGCGGGCTCACCACGCCCTGTCGGCTCCGGCGCTGCGGACGGATACCCAGACCGGCGAAACCCACCTGTCGCACCGCGCCCACATCGGCACCGACGGTGCGTATTACTATCGGGGCAGGCGGCTGACCGAGCCCATCGAAGAAGAAGAGGAATAG
- a CDS encoding ATP phosphoribosyltransferase, translated as MQTLKLGIPKGSLEATTIDLFRKAGWKITTSSRSYFPSIDDPTLRCMLVRAQEMAQYVESGALDVGLTGKDWIMEQNADVEVVKDLVYSKASFQPTRWVIAVPHDSPITTPQDLHGKRIATELVAYTKRYFAERDIDVAVEFSWGATEAKAAEELVDAIVEVTESGSTIRAHGLRIIHELFTSNPQLIANRRAWQDPAKKEHIQQIALLLTGALEAEAKVGIKMNVPKEKLDHIVEMLPSLTAPTVSPLYKTPWFAVESVISESRVRELIPQLIKNGAVGIIEYPLNKII; from the coding sequence ATGCAAACACTCAAACTCGGGATTCCCAAAGGCAGTCTGGAAGCCACCACCATCGACCTGTTTCGCAAAGCCGGCTGGAAAATCACCACCAGTTCGCGGAGCTATTTTCCCAGCATTGATGACCCGACGCTGCGCTGCATGCTGGTCCGGGCTCAAGAGATGGCCCAGTATGTGGAATCCGGCGCGCTGGATGTCGGACTGACCGGCAAAGACTGGATCATGGAGCAGAACGCCGATGTCGAGGTGGTCAAAGATCTGGTCTACTCCAAGGCCAGCTTTCAGCCGACCCGCTGGGTCATTGCGGTGCCGCACGATTCGCCGATCACAACTCCTCAGGATTTGCACGGCAAACGGATCGCCACCGAACTGGTCGCCTACACCAAGCGCTACTTTGCCGAACGGGATATCGATGTCGCGGTCGAATTTTCGTGGGGTGCGACCGAGGCCAAGGCGGCCGAGGAACTGGTTGACGCGATTGTTGAGGTCACCGAGTCCGGTTCGACCATCCGCGCCCACGGCCTCAGGATCATCCACGAGCTGTTCACCTCCAACCCGCAGCTGATTGCCAACCGTCGAGCCTGGCAGGACCCGGCCAAAAAGGAGCACATCCAGCAGATTGCCCTGCTGCTGACCGGCGCCCTGGAAGCCGAGGCCAAGGTCGGCATCAAGATGAACGTGCCCAAGGAAAAGCTCGACCACATCGTCGAGATGTTGCCGAGCCTGACCGCGCCTACCGTCTCGCCGCTGTACAAGACCCCGTGGTTTGCGGTCGAAAGCGTGATCAGCGAGAGCCGGGTCAGAGAGCTGATCCCCCAGCTCATCAAGAACGGGGCGGTGGGGATTATCGAATATCCCCTGAACAAAATCATCTAG
- the lpxD gene encoding UDP-3-O-(3-hydroxymyristoyl)glucosamine N-acyltransferase produces MKLGHIAERLGAELHGDGALEIDGIKPIEEAGPAELTFLTNKKYAAKLPLTRAAAVLVARDVPLGQLADRLALVRVDNPALSLSQVLGWFYPPYVPPAGIHPTAVIAPSARIGEGASVGPYAVVGDEVVIGRGARLAAHVVIYPQVRIGDRFTAHAGAVVREGTRIGHRVVLQSGAVVGGDGFGYVPLPDGTVVPNPQTGHVVLEDEVEIGANTTVDRATLGATRIGRGTKIDNLVMIAHGCELGQGVLLAAQVGLSGSTKVGSGVQMGGQVGVAGHLTIGDKTRVAAKSGIPNDVPPDSVIGGYPAVDIFSWRRYSALLPRLPEVVRRLRRVERAIGRLVGGQEGQEGQGQKGEDAPKRSA; encoded by the coding sequence ATGAAACTTGGACACATCGCCGAGCGCTTAGGCGCCGAACTCCACGGCGACGGCGCGCTGGAGATTGACGGCATCAAGCCCATCGAAGAGGCCGGACCGGCAGAGCTGACCTTTCTGACCAACAAAAAATACGCGGCCAAACTCCCGCTGACCAGGGCGGCTGCGGTCCTGGTGGCTCGGGACGTGCCGCTCGGACAGCTTGCGGACAGGCTGGCCCTGGTCCGGGTGGACAACCCGGCGCTGTCCCTGTCTCAGGTGCTGGGCTGGTTTTATCCGCCCTACGTCCCGCCTGCGGGAATTCATCCCACGGCCGTGATTGCGCCCTCGGCTCGAATTGGCGAGGGCGCCTCGGTCGGACCCTACGCCGTGGTCGGCGACGAGGTGGTGATTGGCCGCGGGGCGCGCCTCGCCGCCCATGTCGTCATTTATCCCCAGGTCAGGATTGGCGACCGGTTTACCGCCCACGCCGGCGCGGTAGTGCGCGAGGGCACGCGGATCGGCCACCGGGTTGTCCTGCAGAGTGGGGCGGTCGTTGGCGGGGACGGGTTCGGCTATGTGCCGCTGCCCGACGGGACGGTTGTGCCGAATCCGCAGACCGGTCATGTCGTGCTTGAGGACGAGGTCGAAATCGGCGCCAACACCACCGTTGACCGGGCCACCCTGGGGGCGACGCGCATCGGTCGGGGGACCAAGATCGACAATCTGGTGATGATTGCCCACGGCTGCGAGCTTGGCCAGGGCGTGCTGCTGGCCGCTCAGGTCGGACTGTCGGGCAGCACCAAAGTCGGCTCAGGGGTGCAAATGGGCGGTCAGGTCGGTGTTGCCGGTCATTTGACGATCGGCGACAAGACGCGGGTGGCGGCCAAGAGCGGCATTCCCAACGATGTGCCGCCCGACTCCGTTATCGGCGGCTATCCGGCCGTCGATATCTTTTCCTGGCGCCGCTATTCGGCCCTGCTGCCCAGGCTGCCCGAAGTGGTCCGTCGGCTGCGACGGGTGGAGCGGGCGATTGGCCGGCTTGTGGGCGGCCAGGAGGGCCAGGAGGGCCAGGGCCAGAAGGGAGAAGACGCACCCAAGCGGAGCGCTTAG
- a CDS encoding 4Fe-4S binding protein yields MPFTIVAENCTGCSACEKRCPTKAISGESKKAYFIEPSLCIDCGACGVICPDAAILDTFGTVTSVLKRVERPIAVVHLDNCNGCGVCIDVCPFDCITPSVHNGPQYLGRVDVDEKTCVGCQLCEEVCGWEGIFIMTGADKDAFLSTMEEQGDEAPA; encoded by the coding sequence ATGCCGTTCACCATCGTGGCGGAAAACTGCACCGGGTGTAGCGCCTGCGAGAAGCGCTGTCCGACCAAAGCCATCAGCGGAGAGTCCAAAAAAGCCTACTTTATCGAACCCTCGCTGTGTATCGACTGTGGGGCCTGCGGCGTGATCTGCCCCGACGCCGCCATTTTGGATACCTTCGGGACGGTGACCTCTGTCTTGAAGCGGGTTGAGCGGCCCATCGCGGTAGTCCATCTCGATAACTGCAACGGCTGCGGCGTGTGTATCGACGTGTGCCCTTTTGACTGTATCACGCCCTCGGTCCATAACGGTCCTCAGTACCTCGGCCGCGTCGATGTTGACGAAAAGACCTGCGTCGGCTGCCAGCTGTGCGAAGAGGTGTGCGGCTGGGAGGGGATTTTTATCATGACCGGAGCGGACAAGGACGCCTTCCTCAGCACCATGGAGGAACAGGGCGACGAAGCCCCGGCCTGA